A single Ziziphus jujuba cultivar Dongzao chromosome 11, ASM3175591v1 DNA region contains:
- the LOC107432267 gene encoding protein TRANSPARENT TESTA 9 isoform X3, translating to MWRSLWRSIDRFSLQYFKYIINELRAIKVVDMHNKELVVDLLQSIVEIVTYGDRQDPMIFECFMEYQVLAEFVRVLKISRNSKIEAPLLQYLSIMIQNMDSEHAIYYCFSNDYINNIIAHEYDFNGGDLAPYFVSFLRAVSGKLNRDTLCLLVKVHGDAVVSFPLYNEALKFSHHEEKMIQTAIRALTLSIYNVSDDMVYQYITTPPVSKYFSNLVLSLKEQCLHLDALVLAEEETFTRQKRKELLLETDKIVDDLYYIKDIIKVGEFRLSRLVTENLLSLLVFPLLQFKQSNGSKFSTVTSLFLVSRLLQVIGGKDMINSVAATILCPYMSSSVRNSFQGNTAGEINYPNSLFEHLNKMESMVCSVPECEGEENITCPNDEACKERSGILDCIFSENQSLLLASLFLLLIIAESKDLDYFLAPIIGISGMHDMAVMDGNILVRFMDQILNALLTVLVRQPPFSVQTQWHIGWFLRKLLTIQGKMINDYNLQLFNTSLEQSCECVRKELDGCWFDHMPEAFGKEWASCNTALEESSQLKDPFLSLELAVGQQTSDGDTATHHAWHRMVEAVKVFILHLQLKSSILTGNLLEYPLLNSVPSTATDSGRTHASDVSSASFGSEVSLGSGTPCRISFSNAGIRDVYLIPVARGISGKLLLAEKHPFRSQRGVVLAIAPLAGLDVSY from the exons ATGTGGCGCTCTCTCTGGCGCTCCATCGATCGCTTCTCTCTTCAGTATTTCAA ATACATCATCAATGAACTGCGGGCGATCAAAGTTGTGGATATGCATAATAAG GAATTAGTGGTGGATCTATTGCAGTCTATAGTGGAAATAGTTACTTATGGTGATAGACAAGATCCGATGATTTTCGA ATGTTTTATGGAATACCAAGTTTTGGCAGAATTCGTCCGTGTGCTTAAGATTAGTAGAAATTCAAAAATCGAGGCACCGTTGCTTCAGTATCTAAGCATAATGATACAGAACATGGATAGTGAACATGCAATTT ACTATTGTTTCAGCAACGACTATATTAACAACATCATAGCACATGAGTACGATTTTAATGGAGGAGACTTAGCTCCatattttgtatcttttttaaG AGCAGTGAGCGGTAAATTAAACAGGGATACCCTTTGTCTTCTTGTTAAGGTTCATGGG GATGCTGTAGTCTCATTTCCCCTGTATAATGAGGCTCTTAAATTTTCTCACCATGAAGAGAAGATGATTCAGACAGCTATACGTGCATTAACCCTCAGCATATACAATG TTAGTGATGATATGGTCTATCAGTACATAACAACTCCTCCAGTCTCAAAATACTTTTCAAACTTGGTATTAAGCTTAAAAGAGCAGTGCCTTCATCTAGATGCCCTTGTCCTTGCTGAAGA GGAGACATTCACTCGACAAAAGAGGAAAGAACTACTTCTGGAAACTGATAAAATTGTTGATGATCTATACTACATCAAAGACATAATTAAGGTTGGAGAATTTCGTTTGAGTAGATTGGTAACTGAAAATCTTCTCAGCTTACTAGTCTTTCCATTACTACAGTTCAAGCAGAGCAAT GGCTCAAAATTTTCTACAGTCACTTCTCTGTTTCTCGTTTCTCGTCTTCTTCAAGTTATTGGCGGAAAGGACATGATCAATTCTGTTGCTGCTACTATTCTTTGTCCTTATATGTCCTCAAGTGTGAGAAATTCTTTTCAAGGGAACACAGCTGGGGAGATTAATTATCCTAATTCTTTGTTTGAGCATTTGAATAAAATGGAAAGTATGGTATGTTCTGTTCCTGAATGTGAAGGAGAAGAAAACATCACCTGCCCCAATGATGAAGCATGCAAAGAAAG GAGTGGAATTCTTGATTGTATTTTCTCTGAGAATCAGAGTCTATTGCTAGCGTCTTTGTTCCTGTTGCTCATTATAGCAGAAAGTAAAG ATCTTGATTATTTTCTTGCTCCAATCATTGGGATAAGCGGAATGCATGATATGGCA GTAATGGATGGAAATATCCTTGTGAGATTCATGGATCAG ATTTTAAATGCATTATTGACGGTTTTAGTAAGACAACCACCATTCTCTGTACAAACACAATGGCATATAGGGTGGTTCTTGCGGAAGCTACTGACCATTCAAGGGAAAATGATAAATGATTATAACCTACAACTATTCAAT ACTTCATTGGAGCAGTCATGTGAATGCGTTCGGAAAGAACTTGATGGATGTTGGTTTGATCACATGCCCGAGGCTTTCGGAAAAGAATGGGCGAGTTGTAATACAG CTCTTGAAGAATCATCCCAGCTTAAAGATCCCTTTCTTTCACTAGAGCTAGCTGTTGGCCAACAAACCAGTGATG GTGATACAGCTACACATCATGCTTGGCATAGGATGGTCGAGGCAGTGAAG GTTTTTATTCTCCACCTACAGCTGAAGTCGTCTATTCTCACTGGAAATTTGCTTGAATATCCCTTGCTGAATTCAGTGCCAAGTACAGCTACTGATTCTGGTAGAACCCATGCTTCGGATGTTTCATCTGCAAGTTTCGGTTCAGAGGTTTCGTTAG GCTCTGGAACCCCTTGCagaatttcattttcaaatgcTGGTATCAGGGATGTCTATCTAATACCTGTGGCTAGAGGAATTTCTGGCAAATTGCTTCTAGCAGAGAAACATCCGTTCCGAAGTCAACGAGGAGTTGTACTAGCTATTGCACCACTTGCTGGGCTTGACGTAAGTTATTGA
- the LOC107432236 gene encoding probable aspartyl protease At4g16563: MAASISCLCFISLFSLFLSVASSSSTSPPKPTSISIQISPFSKHPSSDPFQSLNFLASLSISRAHHLKHPKSNSSLTKVPLYPRGYGGYSIFLNFGTPPQKISFVMDTGSSLVWLPCTSRYLCSKCSFPNIVPAKIPTFIPKLSSSSKIVGCKNPKCGWVLGPDVKCQDCDPSSKNCSQPCPAYIIQYGSGTTAGLLISESLDFPEKTVPDFLVGCSFLSFRQPSGIAGFGRGPQSLPSQMGLSKFSYCLISHKFDDTQESSNLVLYSGSDSGNSKATDLSYTPFQKNPEVSNPAFHEYYYVLLRKVIVGGTRVKIPYKFLVPGSEGNGGTIVDSGSTFTFMEKPVFEAVSQEFAKQMVNYTRATDIENRTGLQPCFDISREKSVNFPELVFQFKGGAKMALPVANYFSLVTDSGIICLTIVTDEVAGPSFTSGPAIILGNYQQQNFHIEYDLENERFGFRRQSCK, encoded by the coding sequence ATGGCTGCTTCAATTTCTTGTCTCTGTTtcatctctctcttctctcttttcCTCTCTGTAGCTTCATCATCATCCACTTCACCACCCAAACCCACTTCCATCTCAATCCAAATCTCTCCATTCTCCAAACACCCATCTTCAGATCCATTTCAATCCCTCAATTTCCTTGCCTCTTTATCCATATCCAGAGCTCACCACCTCAAACATCCCAAATCTAACTCTTCCCTCACAAAAGTCCCTCTATACCCTCGCGGCTATGGAGGGTATTCCATCTTTCTCAATTTTGGGACCCCCCCACAGAAAATCTCCTTCGTCATGGACACTGGTAGTAGCCTAGTCTGGCTCCCCTGTACTTCTCGCTATTTGTGTTCCAAATGTTCTTTCCCTAACATAGTCCCAGCAAAAATTCCAACTTTTATTCCcaaattatcttcttcttcgaAGATTGTGGGCTGCAAAAATCCCAAATGTGGATGGGTTTTGGGTCCCGACGTCAAATGCCAAGATTGCGATCCGAGCTCCAAGAACTGCTCTCAGCCTTGCCCTGCTTATATAATCCAGTATGGTTCGGGGACAACAGCTGGGCTATTGATCTCGGAATCATTGGATTTTCCCGAGAAAACTGTGCCGGATTTTCTTGTCGGCTGCTCCTTCCTTTCTTTCCGCCAACCGTCTGGGATTGCAGGATTCGGCCGCGGACCCCAATCGTTGCCGTCGCAGATGGGTCTGAGTAAATTCTCTTACTGTTTAATTTCTCACAAATTCGATGACACTCAGGAGAGCAGCAACCTCGTTCTGTACAGTGGCTCGGATTCCGGGAACAGCAAAGCCACCGACCTCAGCTATACTCCGTTTCAGAAGAACCCAGAAGTTTCCAATCCAGCATTCCATGAGTACTATTACGTGCTTCTCCGGAAGGTCATCGTTGGCGGCACTCGGGTTAAGATTCCGTACAAATTTCTGGTGCCTGGATCTGAAGGCAACGGTGGAACAATAGTGGACTCCGGCTCAACTTTCACGTTCATGGAGAAGCCTGTCTTTGAAGCCGTTTCGCAAGAGTTCGCGAAGCAGATGGTCAATTACACAAGAGCTACCGACATTGAGAATCGAACTGGGTTGCAACCCTGTTTCGATATTTCCAGAGAAAAATCGGTGAATTTCCCGGAATTGGTTTTCCAGTTCAAAGGCGGTGCGAAAATGGCATTGCCAGTTGCCAATTACTTTTCTTTGGTCACCGATTCCGGCATTATCTGTTTAACAATCGTGACCGATGAAGTGGCCGGTCCATCGTTTACCAGCGGACCGGCGATAATTCTGGGTAATTATCAGCAGCAGAATTTTCACATAGAGTATGATTTGGAAAATGAGAGATTCGGATTTCGCAGACAGAGCTGTAAATGA
- the LOC107432267 gene encoding protein TRANSPARENT TESTA 9 isoform X2, whose protein sequence is MIFECFMEYQVLAEFVRVLKISRNSKIEAPLLQYLSIMIQNMDSEHAIYYCFSNDYINNIIAHEYDFNGGDLAPYFVSFLRAVSGKLNRDTLCLLVKVHGDAVVSFPLYNEALKFSHHEEKMIQTAIRALTLSIYNVSDDMVYQYITTPPVSKYFSNLVLSLKEQCLHLDALVLAEEETFTRQKRKELLLETDKIVDDLYYIKDIIKVGEFRLSRLVTENLLSLLVFPLLQFKQSNGSKFSTVTSLFLVSRLLQVIGGKDMINSVAATILCPYMSSSVRNSFQGNTAGEINYPNSLFEHLNKMESMVCSVPECEGEENITCPNDEACKERSGILDCIFSENQSLLLASLFLLLIIAESKDLDYFLAPIIGISGMHDMAVMDGNILVRFMDQILNALLTVLVRQPPFSVQTQWHIGWFLRKLLTIQGKMINDYNLQLFNTSLEQSCECVRKELDGCWFDHMPEAFGKEWASCNTALEESSQLKDPFLSLELAVGQQTSDGDTATHHAWHRMVEAVKVFILHLQLKSSILTGNLLEYPLLNSVPSTATDSGRTHASDVSSASFGSEVSLGSGTPCRISFSNAGIRDVYLIPVARGISGKLLLAEKHPFRSQRGVVLAIAPLAGLDPKIDEAHPTWLHLRIREFDPKFVQSKIKGHRSEMSSHLADGRWILGFPSNKACEAAQLLILEEIRKQRSSVESLLSPLLRNYHLENLSNGHDKQTSHAQVC, encoded by the exons ATGATTTTCGA ATGTTTTATGGAATACCAAGTTTTGGCAGAATTCGTCCGTGTGCTTAAGATTAGTAGAAATTCAAAAATCGAGGCACCGTTGCTTCAGTATCTAAGCATAATGATACAGAACATGGATAGTGAACATGCAATTT ACTATTGTTTCAGCAACGACTATATTAACAACATCATAGCACATGAGTACGATTTTAATGGAGGAGACTTAGCTCCatattttgtatcttttttaaG AGCAGTGAGCGGTAAATTAAACAGGGATACCCTTTGTCTTCTTGTTAAGGTTCATGGG GATGCTGTAGTCTCATTTCCCCTGTATAATGAGGCTCTTAAATTTTCTCACCATGAAGAGAAGATGATTCAGACAGCTATACGTGCATTAACCCTCAGCATATACAATG TTAGTGATGATATGGTCTATCAGTACATAACAACTCCTCCAGTCTCAAAATACTTTTCAAACTTGGTATTAAGCTTAAAAGAGCAGTGCCTTCATCTAGATGCCCTTGTCCTTGCTGAAGA GGAGACATTCACTCGACAAAAGAGGAAAGAACTACTTCTGGAAACTGATAAAATTGTTGATGATCTATACTACATCAAAGACATAATTAAGGTTGGAGAATTTCGTTTGAGTAGATTGGTAACTGAAAATCTTCTCAGCTTACTAGTCTTTCCATTACTACAGTTCAAGCAGAGCAAT GGCTCAAAATTTTCTACAGTCACTTCTCTGTTTCTCGTTTCTCGTCTTCTTCAAGTTATTGGCGGAAAGGACATGATCAATTCTGTTGCTGCTACTATTCTTTGTCCTTATATGTCCTCAAGTGTGAGAAATTCTTTTCAAGGGAACACAGCTGGGGAGATTAATTATCCTAATTCTTTGTTTGAGCATTTGAATAAAATGGAAAGTATGGTATGTTCTGTTCCTGAATGTGAAGGAGAAGAAAACATCACCTGCCCCAATGATGAAGCATGCAAAGAAAG GAGTGGAATTCTTGATTGTATTTTCTCTGAGAATCAGAGTCTATTGCTAGCGTCTTTGTTCCTGTTGCTCATTATAGCAGAAAGTAAAG ATCTTGATTATTTTCTTGCTCCAATCATTGGGATAAGCGGAATGCATGATATGGCA GTAATGGATGGAAATATCCTTGTGAGATTCATGGATCAG ATTTTAAATGCATTATTGACGGTTTTAGTAAGACAACCACCATTCTCTGTACAAACACAATGGCATATAGGGTGGTTCTTGCGGAAGCTACTGACCATTCAAGGGAAAATGATAAATGATTATAACCTACAACTATTCAAT ACTTCATTGGAGCAGTCATGTGAATGCGTTCGGAAAGAACTTGATGGATGTTGGTTTGATCACATGCCCGAGGCTTTCGGAAAAGAATGGGCGAGTTGTAATACAG CTCTTGAAGAATCATCCCAGCTTAAAGATCCCTTTCTTTCACTAGAGCTAGCTGTTGGCCAACAAACCAGTGATG GTGATACAGCTACACATCATGCTTGGCATAGGATGGTCGAGGCAGTGAAG GTTTTTATTCTCCACCTACAGCTGAAGTCGTCTATTCTCACTGGAAATTTGCTTGAATATCCCTTGCTGAATTCAGTGCCAAGTACAGCTACTGATTCTGGTAGAACCCATGCTTCGGATGTTTCATCTGCAAGTTTCGGTTCAGAGGTTTCGTTAG GCTCTGGAACCCCTTGCagaatttcattttcaaatgcTGGTATCAGGGATGTCTATCTAATACCTGTGGCTAGAGGAATTTCTGGCAAATTGCTTCTAGCAGAGAAACATCCGTTCCGAAGTCAACGAGGAGTTGTACTAGCTATTGCACCACTTGCTGGGCTTGAC CCAAAGATAGATGAGGCCCATCCAACATGGTTGCATCTGCGGATACGAGAGTTTGATCCAAAATTTGTTCAGAGCAAAATCAAAGGCCACCGTTCAGAAATGTCCAGTCATTTGGCAGATGGAAGATGGATACTTGGTTTTCCTAGTAATAAAGCATGTGAGGCTGCTCAATTGTTAATACTTGAGGAAATTAGGAAGCAGAGATCAAGTGTGGAAAGCTTGCTTTCTCCACTACTTCGTAATTATCATcttgaaaatttatcaaatggcCATGATAAGCAAACCTCTCATGCACAGGTTTGTTAG
- the LOC107432267 gene encoding protein TRANSPARENT TESTA 9 isoform X1, with the protein MWRSLWRSIDRFSLQYFKYIINELRAIKVVDMHNKELVVDLLQSIVEIVTYGDRQDPMIFECFMEYQVLAEFVRVLKISRNSKIEAPLLQYLSIMIQNMDSEHAIYYCFSNDYINNIIAHEYDFNGGDLAPYFVSFLRAVSGKLNRDTLCLLVKVHGDAVVSFPLYNEALKFSHHEEKMIQTAIRALTLSIYNVSDDMVYQYITTPPVSKYFSNLVLSLKEQCLHLDALVLAEEETFTRQKRKELLLETDKIVDDLYYIKDIIKVGEFRLSRLVTENLLSLLVFPLLQFKQSNGSKFSTVTSLFLVSRLLQVIGGKDMINSVAATILCPYMSSSVRNSFQGNTAGEINYPNSLFEHLNKMESMVCSVPECEGEENITCPNDEACKERSGILDCIFSENQSLLLASLFLLLIIAESKDLDYFLAPIIGISGMHDMAVMDGNILVRFMDQILNALLTVLVRQPPFSVQTQWHIGWFLRKLLTIQGKMINDYNLQLFNTSLEQSCECVRKELDGCWFDHMPEAFGKEWASCNTALEESSQLKDPFLSLELAVGQQTSDGDTATHHAWHRMVEAVKVFILHLQLKSSILTGNLLEYPLLNSVPSTATDSGRTHASDVSSASFGSEVSLGSGTPCRISFSNAGIRDVYLIPVARGISGKLLLAEKHPFRSQRGVVLAIAPLAGLDPKIDEAHPTWLHLRIREFDPKFVQSKIKGHRSEMSSHLADGRWILGFPSNKACEAAQLLILEEIRKQRSSVESLLSPLLRNYHLENLSNGHDKQTSHAQVC; encoded by the exons ATGTGGCGCTCTCTCTGGCGCTCCATCGATCGCTTCTCTCTTCAGTATTTCAA ATACATCATCAATGAACTGCGGGCGATCAAAGTTGTGGATATGCATAATAAG GAATTAGTGGTGGATCTATTGCAGTCTATAGTGGAAATAGTTACTTATGGTGATAGACAAGATCCGATGATTTTCGA ATGTTTTATGGAATACCAAGTTTTGGCAGAATTCGTCCGTGTGCTTAAGATTAGTAGAAATTCAAAAATCGAGGCACCGTTGCTTCAGTATCTAAGCATAATGATACAGAACATGGATAGTGAACATGCAATTT ACTATTGTTTCAGCAACGACTATATTAACAACATCATAGCACATGAGTACGATTTTAATGGAGGAGACTTAGCTCCatattttgtatcttttttaaG AGCAGTGAGCGGTAAATTAAACAGGGATACCCTTTGTCTTCTTGTTAAGGTTCATGGG GATGCTGTAGTCTCATTTCCCCTGTATAATGAGGCTCTTAAATTTTCTCACCATGAAGAGAAGATGATTCAGACAGCTATACGTGCATTAACCCTCAGCATATACAATG TTAGTGATGATATGGTCTATCAGTACATAACAACTCCTCCAGTCTCAAAATACTTTTCAAACTTGGTATTAAGCTTAAAAGAGCAGTGCCTTCATCTAGATGCCCTTGTCCTTGCTGAAGA GGAGACATTCACTCGACAAAAGAGGAAAGAACTACTTCTGGAAACTGATAAAATTGTTGATGATCTATACTACATCAAAGACATAATTAAGGTTGGAGAATTTCGTTTGAGTAGATTGGTAACTGAAAATCTTCTCAGCTTACTAGTCTTTCCATTACTACAGTTCAAGCAGAGCAAT GGCTCAAAATTTTCTACAGTCACTTCTCTGTTTCTCGTTTCTCGTCTTCTTCAAGTTATTGGCGGAAAGGACATGATCAATTCTGTTGCTGCTACTATTCTTTGTCCTTATATGTCCTCAAGTGTGAGAAATTCTTTTCAAGGGAACACAGCTGGGGAGATTAATTATCCTAATTCTTTGTTTGAGCATTTGAATAAAATGGAAAGTATGGTATGTTCTGTTCCTGAATGTGAAGGAGAAGAAAACATCACCTGCCCCAATGATGAAGCATGCAAAGAAAG GAGTGGAATTCTTGATTGTATTTTCTCTGAGAATCAGAGTCTATTGCTAGCGTCTTTGTTCCTGTTGCTCATTATAGCAGAAAGTAAAG ATCTTGATTATTTTCTTGCTCCAATCATTGGGATAAGCGGAATGCATGATATGGCA GTAATGGATGGAAATATCCTTGTGAGATTCATGGATCAG ATTTTAAATGCATTATTGACGGTTTTAGTAAGACAACCACCATTCTCTGTACAAACACAATGGCATATAGGGTGGTTCTTGCGGAAGCTACTGACCATTCAAGGGAAAATGATAAATGATTATAACCTACAACTATTCAAT ACTTCATTGGAGCAGTCATGTGAATGCGTTCGGAAAGAACTTGATGGATGTTGGTTTGATCACATGCCCGAGGCTTTCGGAAAAGAATGGGCGAGTTGTAATACAG CTCTTGAAGAATCATCCCAGCTTAAAGATCCCTTTCTTTCACTAGAGCTAGCTGTTGGCCAACAAACCAGTGATG GTGATACAGCTACACATCATGCTTGGCATAGGATGGTCGAGGCAGTGAAG GTTTTTATTCTCCACCTACAGCTGAAGTCGTCTATTCTCACTGGAAATTTGCTTGAATATCCCTTGCTGAATTCAGTGCCAAGTACAGCTACTGATTCTGGTAGAACCCATGCTTCGGATGTTTCATCTGCAAGTTTCGGTTCAGAGGTTTCGTTAG GCTCTGGAACCCCTTGCagaatttcattttcaaatgcTGGTATCAGGGATGTCTATCTAATACCTGTGGCTAGAGGAATTTCTGGCAAATTGCTTCTAGCAGAGAAACATCCGTTCCGAAGTCAACGAGGAGTTGTACTAGCTATTGCACCACTTGCTGGGCTTGAC CCAAAGATAGATGAGGCCCATCCAACATGGTTGCATCTGCGGATACGAGAGTTTGATCCAAAATTTGTTCAGAGCAAAATCAAAGGCCACCGTTCAGAAATGTCCAGTCATTTGGCAGATGGAAGATGGATACTTGGTTTTCCTAGTAATAAAGCATGTGAGGCTGCTCAATTGTTAATACTTGAGGAAATTAGGAAGCAGAGATCAAGTGTGGAAAGCTTGCTTTCTCCACTACTTCGTAATTATCATcttgaaaatttatcaaatggcCATGATAAGCAAACCTCTCATGCACAGGTTTGTTAG
- the LOC107432267 gene encoding protein TRANSPARENT TESTA 9 isoform X4 translates to MQFVSYYCFSNDYINNIIAHEYDFNGGDLAPYFVSFLRAVSGKLNRDTLCLLVKVHGDAVVSFPLYNEALKFSHHEEKMIQTAIRALTLSIYNVSDDMVYQYITTPPVSKYFSNLVLSLKEQCLHLDALVLAEEETFTRQKRKELLLETDKIVDDLYYIKDIIKVGEFRLSRLVTENLLSLLVFPLLQFKQSNGSKFSTVTSLFLVSRLLQVIGGKDMINSVAATILCPYMSSSVRNSFQGNTAGEINYPNSLFEHLNKMESMVCSVPECEGEENITCPNDEACKERSGILDCIFSENQSLLLASLFLLLIIAESKDLDYFLAPIIGISGMHDMAVMDGNILVRFMDQILNALLTVLVRQPPFSVQTQWHIGWFLRKLLTIQGKMINDYNLQLFNTSLEQSCECVRKELDGCWFDHMPEAFGKEWASCNTALEESSQLKDPFLSLELAVGQQTSDGDTATHHAWHRMVEAVKVFILHLQLKSSILTGNLLEYPLLNSVPSTATDSGRTHASDVSSASFGSEVSLGSGTPCRISFSNAGIRDVYLIPVARGISGKLLLAEKHPFRSQRGVVLAIAPLAGLDPKIDEAHPTWLHLRIREFDPKFVQSKIKGHRSEMSSHLADGRWILGFPSNKACEAAQLLILEEIRKQRSSVESLLSPLLRNYHLENLSNGHDKQTSHAQVC, encoded by the exons ATGCAATTTGTAAGTT ACTATTGTTTCAGCAACGACTATATTAACAACATCATAGCACATGAGTACGATTTTAATGGAGGAGACTTAGCTCCatattttgtatcttttttaaG AGCAGTGAGCGGTAAATTAAACAGGGATACCCTTTGTCTTCTTGTTAAGGTTCATGGG GATGCTGTAGTCTCATTTCCCCTGTATAATGAGGCTCTTAAATTTTCTCACCATGAAGAGAAGATGATTCAGACAGCTATACGTGCATTAACCCTCAGCATATACAATG TTAGTGATGATATGGTCTATCAGTACATAACAACTCCTCCAGTCTCAAAATACTTTTCAAACTTGGTATTAAGCTTAAAAGAGCAGTGCCTTCATCTAGATGCCCTTGTCCTTGCTGAAGA GGAGACATTCACTCGACAAAAGAGGAAAGAACTACTTCTGGAAACTGATAAAATTGTTGATGATCTATACTACATCAAAGACATAATTAAGGTTGGAGAATTTCGTTTGAGTAGATTGGTAACTGAAAATCTTCTCAGCTTACTAGTCTTTCCATTACTACAGTTCAAGCAGAGCAAT GGCTCAAAATTTTCTACAGTCACTTCTCTGTTTCTCGTTTCTCGTCTTCTTCAAGTTATTGGCGGAAAGGACATGATCAATTCTGTTGCTGCTACTATTCTTTGTCCTTATATGTCCTCAAGTGTGAGAAATTCTTTTCAAGGGAACACAGCTGGGGAGATTAATTATCCTAATTCTTTGTTTGAGCATTTGAATAAAATGGAAAGTATGGTATGTTCTGTTCCTGAATGTGAAGGAGAAGAAAACATCACCTGCCCCAATGATGAAGCATGCAAAGAAAG GAGTGGAATTCTTGATTGTATTTTCTCTGAGAATCAGAGTCTATTGCTAGCGTCTTTGTTCCTGTTGCTCATTATAGCAGAAAGTAAAG ATCTTGATTATTTTCTTGCTCCAATCATTGGGATAAGCGGAATGCATGATATGGCA GTAATGGATGGAAATATCCTTGTGAGATTCATGGATCAG ATTTTAAATGCATTATTGACGGTTTTAGTAAGACAACCACCATTCTCTGTACAAACACAATGGCATATAGGGTGGTTCTTGCGGAAGCTACTGACCATTCAAGGGAAAATGATAAATGATTATAACCTACAACTATTCAAT ACTTCATTGGAGCAGTCATGTGAATGCGTTCGGAAAGAACTTGATGGATGTTGGTTTGATCACATGCCCGAGGCTTTCGGAAAAGAATGGGCGAGTTGTAATACAG CTCTTGAAGAATCATCCCAGCTTAAAGATCCCTTTCTTTCACTAGAGCTAGCTGTTGGCCAACAAACCAGTGATG GTGATACAGCTACACATCATGCTTGGCATAGGATGGTCGAGGCAGTGAAG GTTTTTATTCTCCACCTACAGCTGAAGTCGTCTATTCTCACTGGAAATTTGCTTGAATATCCCTTGCTGAATTCAGTGCCAAGTACAGCTACTGATTCTGGTAGAACCCATGCTTCGGATGTTTCATCTGCAAGTTTCGGTTCAGAGGTTTCGTTAG GCTCTGGAACCCCTTGCagaatttcattttcaaatgcTGGTATCAGGGATGTCTATCTAATACCTGTGGCTAGAGGAATTTCTGGCAAATTGCTTCTAGCAGAGAAACATCCGTTCCGAAGTCAACGAGGAGTTGTACTAGCTATTGCACCACTTGCTGGGCTTGAC CCAAAGATAGATGAGGCCCATCCAACATGGTTGCATCTGCGGATACGAGAGTTTGATCCAAAATTTGTTCAGAGCAAAATCAAAGGCCACCGTTCAGAAATGTCCAGTCATTTGGCAGATGGAAGATGGATACTTGGTTTTCCTAGTAATAAAGCATGTGAGGCTGCTCAATTGTTAATACTTGAGGAAATTAGGAAGCAGAGATCAAGTGTGGAAAGCTTGCTTTCTCCACTACTTCGTAATTATCATcttgaaaatttatcaaatggcCATGATAAGCAAACCTCTCATGCACAGGTTTGTTAG